A genomic region of Rhodococcus pyridinivorans contains the following coding sequences:
- the rpmE gene encoding 50S ribosomal protein L31, with protein sequence MKAGIHPNYVTTTVVCGCGNTFETRSTKESGRINVEVCSNCHPFYTGKQKILDTGGRVARFEARYGKRAPKKAASDS encoded by the coding sequence ATGAAGGCAGGAATCCACCCCAACTACGTGACGACGACCGTCGTCTGCGGTTGCGGTAACACGTTCGAGACGCGCAGCACCAAGGAGTCGGGACGTATCAACGTCGAAGTCTGCTCCAACTGCCACCCGTTCTACACCGGCAAGCAGAAGATCCTCGATACCGGTGGACGCGTCGCGCGCTTCGAGGCTCGCTACGGCAAGCGTGCTCCGAAGAAGGCCGCTTCCGATAGCTAG
- the prmC gene encoding peptide chain release factor N(5)-glutamine methyltransferase yields the protein MSRQPLRLAIIEAASVLEEAGVPSPRVDAELLAAHLLGIERGRLGLVPLVEATTIDAYRSMVEQRAKRIPLQYITGTSPMGEIDLAVGPGVFVPRPETELLLGWALAFLERHGSRNPVVLDLCTGSGALALAIAHARPDAEVHAVELEAKALAWARRNAETRAEEGDSPIRLYQGDVTDRMLLTNLEGSVDLVVANPPYIPEGADLEPEVVEHDPHSALFGGADGLSVIRPMVSNIARWLRIGGAAAVEHDDTHSLLVAELFEQRRVFGDVVRHPDLAGKARFVTAHRVPTAVEADRMKSVRSAADG from the coding sequence GTGAGCCGTCAACCTCTGCGCCTGGCCATCATCGAAGCGGCATCGGTCCTCGAGGAAGCCGGAGTCCCGAGTCCCCGGGTCGACGCCGAACTTCTCGCAGCGCACCTGCTCGGCATCGAGCGCGGGCGACTCGGTCTGGTCCCGCTCGTCGAGGCGACGACCATCGACGCCTACCGCTCGATGGTCGAACAGCGGGCGAAGCGGATTCCTCTGCAGTACATCACCGGCACCTCGCCGATGGGGGAGATCGACCTGGCAGTGGGGCCGGGGGTGTTCGTCCCGCGACCCGAGACGGAACTGCTGCTCGGCTGGGCGCTGGCCTTCCTCGAACGCCACGGCAGCCGCAACCCGGTCGTCCTCGACCTGTGCACCGGATCCGGCGCGCTGGCGCTGGCGATCGCGCATGCGCGTCCCGACGCCGAGGTCCACGCCGTCGAACTCGAAGCGAAGGCTCTCGCCTGGGCGCGTCGGAACGCCGAGACCCGCGCGGAGGAAGGGGACTCCCCGATCCGGCTGTACCAGGGCGATGTCACCGACCGCATGCTGCTCACCAACCTCGAAGGCAGTGTCGACCTGGTGGTCGCCAACCCGCCCTACATCCCGGAAGGAGCCGACCTCGAACCCGAGGTGGTCGAACACGATCCGCACTCGGCGCTCTTCGGGGGAGCGGACGGACTGTCCGTCATCCGGCCCATGGTTTCCAACATTGCGCGGTGGCTGCGGATCGGGGGAGCGGCAGCGGTTGAGCACGACGACACGCACAGCCTGCTGGTCGCCGAACTGTTCGAGCAGCGTCGGGTGTTCGGCGACGTCGTGCGGCACCCCGACCTCGCCGGGAAGGCCCGCTTCGTGACCGCGCACCGTGTTCCCACGGCGGTGGAGGCCGACCGCATGAAGTCGGTACGGTCTGCGGCGGACGGCTGA
- the prfA gene encoding peptide chain release factor 1 — MAGQTKPSAIDDILAEHAGLEQQLSDPSLHDDPAAARRVGKRFAELAPVMSTYNALKQAREDLEAARELAADDATFASEVDDLEAQVAELDRSLTDLLAPRDPHDSDDVVLEVKSGEGGEESALFAGDLTRMYTRYAERAGWRVEVLGATYSDLGGYKDVTLSIKSRTDVRDGVWSRLKFEGGVHRVQRVPVTESQGRVHTSAAGVFVYPEPDEVEQVQIDESDLRIDVYRSSGKGGQGVNTTDSAVRITHLPTGIVVTCQNERSQLQNKARAMQVLAARLQAAAEEAAEAEASAGRASQVRTVDRSERIRTYNFPENRITDHRIGFKSHNLDAVLDGELDALLDALGAADREARLAAE; from the coding sequence ATGGCGGGGCAGACCAAGCCGTCGGCCATCGACGACATCCTGGCCGAACACGCGGGTCTGGAGCAGCAGCTGTCCGACCCGTCGCTGCACGACGATCCTGCAGCAGCGCGTCGGGTGGGCAAGCGGTTCGCCGAACTCGCCCCCGTGATGTCGACCTACAACGCTCTGAAGCAGGCCCGCGAGGACCTCGAGGCGGCGCGCGAACTCGCCGCCGACGACGCGACTTTCGCATCCGAGGTCGACGACCTCGAGGCGCAGGTCGCCGAGCTCGACCGCTCGCTTACCGACCTGCTCGCCCCGCGCGACCCGCACGACAGCGACGACGTGGTCCTCGAGGTCAAGTCCGGTGAGGGCGGCGAGGAATCCGCCCTGTTCGCCGGCGATCTCACCCGGATGTACACGCGCTACGCCGAACGTGCCGGTTGGCGCGTCGAGGTCCTCGGTGCCACCTACTCCGATCTCGGCGGCTACAAGGACGTCACGCTGTCGATCAAGTCGCGGACCGACGTGCGCGACGGCGTGTGGTCCCGCCTGAAGTTCGAGGGCGGCGTGCACCGCGTCCAGCGTGTGCCCGTCACCGAGTCGCAGGGACGCGTGCACACCTCCGCGGCCGGCGTCTTCGTCTACCCCGAGCCCGACGAGGTCGAGCAGGTGCAGATCGACGAGAGCGACCTGCGCATCGACGTCTACCGGTCGTCCGGCAAGGGTGGTCAGGGTGTCAACACCACCGACTCTGCCGTGCGCATCACGCACCTTCCCACCGGCATCGTGGTGACCTGCCAGAACGAACGCTCGCAGCTGCAGAACAAGGCCCGCGCGATGCAGGTCCTCGCGGCGCGCCTGCAGGCAGCGGCCGAAGAAGCTGCCGAGGCCGAGGCGTCAGCGGGTCGCGCCAGCCAGGTCCGGACCGTCGACCGGTCGGAGCGCATCCGCACCTACAACTTCCCGGAGAACCGGATCACCGATCACCGCATCGGCTTCAAGTCCCACAACCTCGACGCGGTGCTCGACGGCGAACTCGACGCACTGCTCGACGCCCTGGGCGCCGCAGACAGAGAGGCCCGGCTCGCGGCGGAGTAA